In one window of Zhongshania aliphaticivorans DNA:
- the gyrA gene encoding DNA gyrase subunit A — protein sequence MADLAKEILPVNIEDELKQSYLDYAMSVIVGRALPDVRDGLKPVHRRVLFAMSELGNDWNKGYKKSARVVGDVIGKYHPHGDSAVYDTIVRMAQPFSLRYMLVDGQGNFGSIDGDNAAAMRYTEIRMRKIAHEILADLDKETVDWVPNYDGTEQIPAVMPTKIPALLINGSSGIAVGMATNIPPHNLTEVINGCLALLDDPDISVDQLMEHIPGPDFPTAAIINGRAGIVEAYRTGRGRIYVRARAEVIVDEKTHRETIIVHELPYQVNKARLIEKIAELVKEKKIEGISELRDESDKDGLRVVIEMKRGESGEVVLNNLYAQTQLQNVFGINIVALVDNQPRILNLKQLLEYFIRHRREVVTRRTVYLLRKARERGHVLEGLAVAISNIDEIIATIKASATTQEAKESLISRSWKLGDVAGMLERAGENACRPDDLEDQYGLRDGEYFLSPVQVQAILDLRLQKLTGLEHEKLLGEYQERLLEIAEYLNILANPDVLIAVIRGELEQVVADYGDERRSEIVASQLDLNHEDLIPEEDRVVTISNGGYAKSQPLDTYQAQRRGGMGKSATSVKDEDFVEHLLVVNTHTTILCFSNIGKVYWLRAYQIPVAGRNSRGRPMVNLLPLDENERITSILPVNEYTEGYFIFMATSFGTVKKTPLEAFSRQRSVGLRAIELDEGDVLIGTAITNGENDILLLTSAGKAARFAEKDVRAMGRTARGVRGIRMDEGQRAISMIIPQEEGRVLTVSENGYGKRTVVEDFPAKGRGNRGVIAMAMSERNGPLVGAVQVFEGDDLMLISDQGTLVRTRTDEVSILSRNTQGVRVIRLKEDEHLVGVQRVDEEDEKLLEIDEDAETASPEDVIAGEATGSEGDAAAPADDSGEE from the coding sequence ATGGCTGATTTAGCTAAAGAGATTCTGCCGGTAAATATCGAGGACGAGCTTAAGCAGTCCTACCTTGATTATGCAATGAGCGTCATTGTGGGACGAGCGCTACCTGATGTCCGCGATGGCCTAAAGCCTGTTCACCGCCGAGTATTATTCGCTATGAGCGAATTAGGCAATGACTGGAATAAGGGTTATAAGAAGTCCGCTCGTGTAGTTGGTGATGTTATTGGTAAATACCATCCCCATGGAGATTCTGCGGTATACGATACCATCGTTCGGATGGCGCAGCCTTTTTCTCTGCGTTATATGTTGGTTGATGGTCAGGGTAACTTTGGTTCTATTGATGGCGATAACGCGGCGGCAATGCGTTATACAGAAATTCGGATGCGTAAAATCGCCCATGAAATTCTGGCCGATTTGGATAAAGAAACCGTCGATTGGGTGCCAAATTACGACGGCACAGAACAAATTCCTGCTGTTATGCCCACTAAAATCCCCGCGCTGCTGATTAACGGCTCATCGGGTATTGCGGTTGGTATGGCAACAAATATCCCGCCACATAACCTAACAGAGGTTATTAATGGCTGTTTGGCCTTGCTGGATGATCCGGATATTTCCGTCGATCAGTTAATGGAGCATATTCCTGGTCCAGATTTCCCAACCGCGGCGATCATTAATGGTCGCGCAGGGATTGTTGAGGCCTATCGCACCGGTCGCGGACGCATATACGTTCGTGCTCGTGCAGAAGTTATTGTTGATGAAAAAACGCATCGAGAAACCATTATTGTCCATGAGTTGCCGTATCAGGTTAACAAGGCGCGTTTAATAGAAAAAATTGCTGAATTAGTTAAAGAGAAAAAGATAGAAGGCATTTCTGAGCTTCGTGATGAATCTGATAAGGATGGTTTGCGTGTAGTCATTGAAATGAAGCGCGGCGAAAGTGGTGAAGTTGTACTAAACAACTTATACGCTCAAACCCAGCTGCAAAATGTGTTTGGCATTAATATTGTGGCCTTGGTTGACAATCAGCCGCGTATTTTGAATCTCAAGCAACTGCTTGAGTATTTTATTCGCCACCGTCGTGAGGTAGTAACACGCCGTACGGTTTATTTATTGCGTAAAGCGCGTGAGCGCGGCCATGTGCTTGAAGGCTTGGCGGTCGCAATTTCAAATATTGATGAAATTATCGCGACAATTAAAGCATCGGCAACAACCCAAGAAGCTAAAGAAAGTTTGATCTCGCGCTCTTGGAAATTGGGCGATGTAGCGGGAATGTTAGAGCGTGCTGGCGAAAATGCCTGCCGCCCAGATGATCTTGAAGATCAATATGGTCTACGTGATGGCGAGTATTTCTTGTCGCCCGTTCAAGTGCAGGCAATTCTTGATTTACGCTTGCAGAAATTGACGGGGTTAGAGCATGAGAAGCTGCTAGGTGAGTATCAAGAGCGGTTGTTGGAAATTGCTGAGTACTTAAATATTCTGGCCAATCCAGATGTGTTGATTGCGGTGATTCGCGGTGAGTTAGAGCAAGTTGTTGCCGATTATGGTGATGAGCGCCGCAGTGAAATTGTCGCTTCACAGCTTGACCTTAATCACGAAGATCTTATTCCAGAAGAAGATCGGGTCGTGACGATTTCTAACGGCGGTTACGCCAAGTCGCAACCCTTGGATACTTATCAAGCGCAACGGCGCGGTGGTATGGGTAAGTCGGCGACCTCGGTAAAAGACGAAGATTTTGTTGAGCATTTACTCGTTGTGAATACCCACACCACGATTCTTTGCTTTAGTAATATTGGTAAAGTGTACTGGTTACGCGCTTACCAAATCCCTGTAGCTGGCCGCAATTCACGTGGCCGCCCCATGGTGAATTTACTGCCACTGGATGAAAACGAACGTATTACGTCGATTTTGCCAGTAAATGAATACACAGAAGGGTATTTCATCTTTATGGCAACCAGTTTTGGTACCGTAAAGAAAACCCCATTAGAAGCCTTTTCTCGTCAGCGCAGTGTAGGATTGCGAGCCATTGAATTAGATGAAGGCGACGTACTTATTGGTACAGCAATCACAAATGGCGAAAATGATATTTTGCTGCTAACTAGTGCGGGTAAAGCCGCGCGATTTGCAGAGAAAGATGTGCGTGCTATGGGGCGTACCGCCCGTGGTGTACGCGGTATTCGCATGGATGAAGGCCAGCGTGCTATCTCTATGATTATTCCACAGGAAGAGGGTCGCGTGCTTACCGTGTCCGAGAATGGTTACGGTAAACGTACTGTTGTAGAGGACTTTCCCGCGAAAGGCCGTGGCAATCGCGGTGTTATCGCGATGGCAATGAGTGAGCGTAATGGTCCTTTGGTTGGCGCGGTTCAAGTCTTCGAAGGCGATGACTTAATGTTGATCAGTGATCAAGGTACTTTAGTGCGTACCCGCACGGATGAAGTGTCGATTCTGAGCCGCAATACGCAGGGTGTTCGTGTTATTCGTCTAAAAGAAGACGAGCATCTAGTGGGCGTGCAGCGCGTTGATGAAGAAGATGAAAAGCTGCTTGAGATTGATGAAGATGCTGAAACAGCGTCGCCAGAAGATGTGATTGCTGGAGAGGCGACAGGCAGCGAAGGTGATGCAGCTGCGCCAGCGGATGACAGTGGTGAAGAGTGA